One segment of Anopheles stephensi strain Indian chromosome 3, UCI_ANSTEP_V1.0, whole genome shotgun sequence DNA contains the following:
- the LOC118511929 gene encoding adenosine deaminase 2-like, which produces MSVGLVVVAVCIGLCATGSVGMALSRTKAYDEVRAAIVDAEAGYGLGGKVFLSSEELRVDRMLRAMKKDELRSSDRGLPAAGMHFFDAKPLIENSSVFGALRLMPKGAILHLHNSAAVSSSWVIKNLTYRQEAKLCTVADRYYFTVRPLNNCPVSETRPIADMRRERQKDVAAFDAWLETLINMKLKPSRGGHATIDELWSDFESCFDAMKGFLQYKPFFEAYHRRLLHEFYTDNVYYIELRMSFAKVFDADGREYGAAEVAYALYHIVEDFRRQHPTFQGVKLILAKHKNMSDADLENALKLYESLSATFPGFVVGFDLVGQEDLNRSLRSFASLLLQPPISSGPPAYFFHAGELVGYFSDADENVIDAVLLDSKRIGHGYALLKHPILWHTVRRKQIVLEVCPISNQVLGLVRDLRNHPASFYVAQNLPITITSDDPGFWDAVGVSFDYYYAFMAIAPQTGLGFLKQLVWNSIRHSSLSDEERQNITATMEQQWALFVRELVGEAKAEV; this is translated from the exons ATGTCCGTCGGCTTGGTGGTGGTCGCCGTATGTATCGGGCTGTGTGCAACGGGAAGTGTAGGGATGGCACTGTCCAGGACGAAAGCGTACGATGAAGTGCGTGCCGCCATCGTGGACGCTGAAGCTGGCTATGGGTTGGGTGGAAAGGTGTTTCTCAGCTCGGAAGAATTGCGTGTCGATCGGATGCTGAGGGCGATGAAAAAGGACGAGCTCCGGTCATCGGACCGTGGCCTGCCGGCAGCgggaatgcattttttcgACGCCAAACCACTGATCGAGAATAGTTCCGTGTTTGGGGCGCTGCGGCTAATGCCCAAGGGTGCCATCCTGCATCTGCACAACTCGGCCGCAGTATCGTCCAGCTGGGTGATCAAGAACCTGACGTACAGGCAGGAGGCAAAATTGTGCACCGTAGCCGATCGCTACTACTTCACCGTCAG ACCGCTCAACAACTGTCCCGTGAGCGAAACGCGCCCTATAGCTGACATGAGAAGGGAACGGCAGAAGGACGTAGCTGCATTCGATGCATGGCTGGAAACGTTGATCAACATGAAGTTGAAACCATCCCGCGGCGGCCACGCTACGATCGACGAGCTGTGGAGCGATTTCGAGAGCTGCTTCGATGCGATGAAGGGCTTTCTTCAGTACAAACCGTTCTTCGAGGCGTACCACCGGCGACTGCTGCACGAGTTTTACACCGACAATGTGTACTACATCGAGCTGCGCATGTCATTTGCCAAGGTGTTTGATGCGGACGGCCGAGAGTACGGTGCGGCCGAGGTGGCGTACGCGCTCTATCACATTGTGGAAGACTTTCGCCGACAGCATCCGACGTTTCAGGGGGTGAAATTGATATTGGCCAAGCATAAGAACATGAGCGATGCCGACCTGGAGAATGCTTTGAAGCTGTACGAGAGCTTAAG TGCAACGTTTCCAGGGTTTGTCGTTGGTTTTGATTTGGTTGGGCAGGAAGATTTGAATCGGTCTTTGCGAAGCTTTGCctcgttgctgctgcagccgcCAATATCATCCGGACCGCCGGCATATTTCTTCCACGCAGGAGAACTAG TTGGCTATTTTTCCGACGCCGATGAGAATGTAATCGACGCCGTGCTGCTCGACAGCAAGcgcatcgggcatggctatgCACTGCTCAAGCATCCCATCCTTTGGCACACCGTTCGGCGGAAACAAATCGTGCTTGAAGTTTGTCCGATCTCCAACCAAGTGCTGGGGCTGGTTCGCGATCTACGCAACCATCCGGCCAGTTTTTATGTGGCGCAAAACCTGCCGATCACTATCACGAGCGATGATCCGGGGTTTTGGGATGCCGTTGGAGTATCGTTCGACTACTACTATGCGTTTATGGCGATCGCGCCGCAAACGGGGCTTGGCTTTCTGAAGCAGCTCGTTTGGAACTCTATCAG ACATAGCTCCTTGAGTGATGAAGAGCGCCAAAACATTACGGCAACGATGGAACAGCAATGGGCTTTATTTGTTCGAGAATTGGTAGGTGAAGCGAAAGCGGAAGTCTAA